The following are from one region of the Paenibacillus sp. KS-LC4 genome:
- a CDS encoding diguanylate cyclase, whose protein sequence is MRRNQSSLISDAGFLLLIVVSFISIVFTAGDPDRYMQNIIFLNVAFLIAIITYFTNVTTGLILNILFIFGFGTYTLYGTLVGGDTISSGNYFWLIMTPVFTLVTWMLTLSTRQLQAENEQLNRTNSRLATMDENTNLRNSRSFQNDAAVFMALSTRYQIPLTLLVVNVKYWDELRRMVSEERMTEAIFELSQMSQTSIRTNDSIYMLSKDNPTWGLLLFTDRQGANIVIERLRHKIQEFNSAEFSSKYKVELSLKIGALQYEPEMIPTPLDFIVQARKQLEYDV, encoded by the coding sequence ATGAGGCGTAATCAGAGCAGTCTTATTTCCGATGCGGGCTTTCTGCTGCTCATCGTTGTCAGCTTCATTAGCATTGTATTTACAGCGGGAGATCCAGACCGCTACATGCAAAATATTATATTTCTCAACGTCGCTTTTCTGATTGCGATTATTACGTATTTCACGAATGTGACGACGGGGCTAATTCTCAACATTCTCTTTATTTTTGGCTTCGGTACCTATACGCTGTATGGAACGCTTGTAGGGGGAGATACGATCAGCAGCGGCAATTACTTCTGGCTCATCATGACGCCGGTGTTTACGCTGGTGACTTGGATGCTTACGCTATCGACCAGACAGCTCCAAGCAGAAAATGAACAGCTCAATAGAACAAACAGCCGCTTGGCGACGATGGATGAAAATACGAATTTGCGCAACAGCCGCTCGTTCCAAAATGACGCTGCCGTCTTCATGGCGCTGTCCACTCGATATCAAATTCCGCTCACGCTCCTCGTCGTGAACGTGAAATATTGGGATGAACTGCGGCGGATGGTCAGCGAGGAACGGATGACGGAAGCGATTTTTGAGCTTTCGCAGATGAGCCAAACGAGTATTCGGACAAATGATTCGATTTATATGCTGAGCAAGGATAATCCGACTTGGGGGCTGCTGCTGTTCACAGACCGCCAAGGGGCCAATATCGTCATCGAGCGCTTGCGGCATAAAATCCAAGAGTTTAATTCCGCTGAGTTTTCAAGCAAATACAAGGTGGAGCTGAGCCTGAAGATCGGGGCGCTGCAATATGAGCCCGAGATGATCCCGACTCCGCTTGATTTTATCGTACAGGCGCGGAAGCAGCTGGAGTATGATGTGTAA
- a CDS encoding GNAT family N-acetyltransferase, whose amino-acid sequence MLTGRLHMAQAEEKHHSFLYRVYASTREEEVGSWGWEESFQQAFLRMQYDLQKRSYEAQYPDAENYIVMKDDFQIGVCTLVRKVDKMILVNVALLSAFRNSGYGTYLLKELQSEATNRKQPIQLHVMQGNVAQRLYERLGFHMVEEQGMHMLMEWKP is encoded by the coding sequence TTGCTTACAGGCAGGCTTCATATGGCTCAGGCAGAGGAGAAGCATCATTCATTTCTATATCGTGTTTATGCGAGCACCCGTGAGGAAGAAGTAGGGTCATGGGGCTGGGAGGAATCGTTTCAACAGGCCTTTCTTCGCATGCAATATGATTTACAGAAGCGCTCCTATGAGGCACAGTATCCAGATGCAGAGAACTATATAGTAATGAAGGATGATTTCCAAATCGGAGTTTGCACGCTTGTTCGCAAGGTGGATAAAATGATACTCGTTAATGTGGCACTGCTGTCTGCTTTTCGAAATTCCGGCTATGGCACATATTTGCTGAAGGAGCTTCAGAGTGAGGCGACCAATAGAAAGCAGCCTATTCAACTTCATGTGATGCAGGGCAATGTGGCGCAGCGATTATACGAAAGACTTGGTTTCCACATGGTAGAGGAGCAAGGGATGCATATGTTGATGGAATGGAAGCCCTAG
- a CDS encoding tail fiber protein: MSEAYLGEIRMFAGSYAPVGWAKCEGQILSISENEALYVLLGTTYGGNGQTTFGLPDLRGRIPIHRGSYQGTNYPLGMLGGTESVTLQASQLPNHTHPAIAAKTTGSDTSPQNNTWAQAAVYSTGLDGNNNPLARNPMNNNSVSYLGGSQPHSNMMPSLTLSFIIALQGIFPSQS; this comes from the coding sequence ATGAGCGAGGCTTACCTTGGTGAAATTCGCATGTTCGCTGGCAGCTATGCTCCAGTGGGCTGGGCGAAATGTGAAGGTCAAATTTTATCTATTTCTGAAAATGAAGCTCTATATGTATTATTAGGCACAACTTATGGCGGTAATGGTCAAACAACCTTTGGATTGCCAGACCTGAGAGGGAGGATTCCTATTCATAGAGGGTCCTACCAAGGCACCAATTACCCGTTAGGCATGCTCGGAGGGACGGAAAGCGTTACGCTCCAAGCCTCTCAATTACCAAACCACACTCATCCCGCTATTGCAGCAAAAACTACAGGAAGTGACACCTCTCCCCAGAACAATACTTGGGCGCAAGCAGCAGTATACTCCACAGGCCTTGATGGCAACAACAATCCACTTGCACGTAATCCTATGAATAACAACAGTGTATCGTACTTAGGCGGCAGTCAGCCTCATAGCAATATGATGCCATCTTTGACCCTCTCTTTTATTATCGCCCTTCAAGGTATTTTTCCTTCACAGAGTTAA
- a CDS encoding tail fiber protein — protein sequence MEPFVGEIRAFPYGFTPKGWASCNGQLLQIAANQALYSLLGTYYGGDGRNSFALPNLQGRVPIHVGPQTPIGSAAGEAAHTLTVEEMPMHTHQLSASTETADQITPSGNIWANTPFTPYAPLSSSNVRMNAGAIAAVGGSQPHNNMQPYLALNYCIATMGIFPPRG from the coding sequence ATGGAACCATTTGTTGGAGAAATTAGAGCATTCCCATATGGATTTACACCGAAAGGTTGGGCTTCCTGTAACGGGCAGCTTCTACAGATAGCAGCAAATCAAGCTTTGTATTCGCTGCTTGGTACGTATTATGGGGGGGATGGCAGGAATAGCTTTGCCCTTCCGAATTTACAGGGGAGAGTTCCCATTCATGTTGGACCGCAAACACCGATTGGCAGCGCAGCAGGAGAAGCGGCTCATACGTTAACGGTAGAAGAAATGCCTATGCATACGCATCAGCTCTCTGCTTCTACGGAAACGGCAGATCAAATAACTCCATCAGGAAATATATGGGCCAATACACCGTTTACGCCTTATGCTCCTCTGTCGTCGTCGAACGTTCGAATGAATGCAGGAGCTATTGCAGCAGTGGGCGGCAGCCAGCCGCACAACAATATGCAGCCCTATTTGGCATTAAATTATTGTATCGCTACTATGGGCATTTTCCCACCAAGAGGTTAA
- a CDS encoding tail fiber protein, producing the protein MDAYVGEIRIFAGNFPPMNWALCNGDILPVSRYSTLFSVIGNQYGGNGQTTFALPNLQGSAPMGQGAGPGLTPTTVGEQSGDAAVTLSTGEMPHHTHAAMGVMAQQNVDDPTNSYWAETKAAGRPAVQRPLYKLTNNTSMSPQALTPVGGSQPHNNMQPYLAMNFIICLNGEYPPRP; encoded by the coding sequence ATGGATGCATATGTAGGTGAAATACGCATTTTTGCGGGAAATTTTCCACCGATGAACTGGGCGCTTTGCAACGGAGATATTTTACCAGTTTCAAGGTATTCAACACTGTTTTCTGTAATTGGCAACCAATATGGCGGAAATGGACAAACGACCTTTGCATTGCCGAATTTACAGGGCTCGGCTCCTATGGGACAGGGAGCAGGTCCTGGGCTTACGCCTACGACGGTAGGCGAGCAGAGTGGAGACGCGGCAGTCACACTTTCGACTGGTGAAATGCCTCATCATACTCATGCCGCCATGGGAGTTATGGCGCAGCAGAACGTGGATGATCCAACTAATAGTTACTGGGCGGAGACGAAGGCAGCAGGACGGCCAGCCGTTCAGCGACCGCTTTATAAATTAACAAATAATACATCCATGAGCCCACAAGCCCTTACTCCAGTAGGAGGAAGTCAGCCGCATAATAATATGCAGCCCTATCTGGCGATGAATTTCATCATATGCCTGAATGGAGAATATCCTCCAAGACCATAG
- a CDS encoding cadherin-like beta sandwich domain-containing protein, which yields MRHQLAGRSNSKVTMKRGDFGSPIKRAAVLMLVLAIMFNLLPTSMNAAAGTADGTYHFGDALGADDSGGTGFKKQGDKFVVTNGFDQDGTALYSAHLTNPNTSGELVIKAEGQNVLSSFTFKDLGISAYSDFPYPPQLSLLTITLKDAGGTVIATHSNSGNVNLHDGGVIKKFQVSTLLGNGASYNYSNVSSVTLQWRFATSDGPSNLNIDDITLSNMISPVPQDTPTFNPAAGAVAFGTELEIVSAGAEHIYYTTDGSAPATAVGGSTLEYNASAKPTISGAMTVKAIATKAGKPNSAVGSASYTQAVTANLTGLAMSGSPSGFVFAGGTYVYNGVTVANGVASVTVTPSGAGTITVDGATVASGAASAAIALTPGVERTITIVATETGKSARTYVIKVTREQVAQATPTFNPAAGAVAFGTELEIISAGADHIYYTTDGSTPATAVGGSTLEYNASAKPTISAAVTVKAIATKAGNLDSAVGSVSYTQAATANLSGLALSGSPSGFVFAGGTYAYNGVTVANGVASVTVTPSGAGTITVDGATVASGAASAAITLTPGVERTITIVATETGKSAKTYVIKVTREQVAQATPTFNPAAGAVAFGTELEIISAGADHIYYTTDGSTPATAVGGSTLEYNASAKPVINAAMTVKAIATKTHNLDSTIASASYTQAATANLTDVELSGSPSGFVFAGGTYVYNGVTVANGVASVTVTPSGAGTITVDGATVASGAASAAITLTPGVERTITIVATEAGKSAKTYVIKVTREQVAQATPTFNPAAGAVAFGTELEIVSAGADHIYYTTDGSTPATAVGGSTLEYNAAAKPVINAAMTVKAIATKTHNLDSAVASASYTQAATANLTDVELSGSPSGFVFAGGTYVYNGVTVANGVASVTVTPSGAGTITVDGATVASGAASSAITLTPGVERTITIVATETGKSAKTYVIKVTREQVAQATPTFNPAAGAVAFGTELEIVSAGADHIYYTVDGSTPATAVGGSTLEYNAAAKPVINAAMTVKAIATKTHNLDSAVASASYTQAATANLTDVELSGSPSGFVFAGGTYAYNGVTVANGVASVTVTPSGTGTITVDGATVASGAASSAITLTPGVERTITIVATETGKSAKTYVIKVTREQVAQATPTFNPAAGAVAFGTELEIVSAGADHIYYTTDGSDPATAVGGSTLEYNAAAKPTISAAMTVKAIATKADNLDSAIASASYTQAEVANLTNLVLSGTPSGFVFAGGTYDYSELTVAYNVSALTVTASGSGTIKVDGVTVTSGIASAPISLNAGIEQTIKIVVEEAGKLSKTYTVKVTRLNIQAPSAPASVTATSGNAQAVVSFTAPVNNGGSPVKGYEVTAMPGNITVSGISSPITVTGLTNGTRYTFTVKALNNAGSSDASVPSNEVTPTAPSSGGGSTSNPSTPANTGVSIIINGVVYNMGSASTTNVNNRTVTTLSVNQEALNNRLAEEASGVIVTFPVNIQSDSLIVKLNGNHVKALEQKQALVKIQTGNVSYTLPIQQITGSAVIREQLLQTGLEQLEFQIELAALTPSRLAEVKAAAAKGGFELIGMPLDFTVKIVNGTTQQEIAQFSVYVERELAIPSTIDPKRITTAIVVEQDGSVRHIPTKIVQANSNYWAKIYSLTNSTYALIWNPVTFKDTAGHWAEQAINDMGSRLVISGIGGDRFNPNASITRAEFAAIMVRGLGLKLEAGASGFADVQASAWYNNAIRTAVAYKLINGFEDGTFRPNEPITREQATVIIAKAMVITGLKAGLPAGNADDILRPYADANEAAAWARSSLADSLQGGIISGRSGAQLAPQALITRAEIAVMVQRLLANSKLI from the coding sequence ATGAGGCATCAATTAGCGGGGCGGAGCAATAGCAAAGTCACGATGAAGCGAGGAGATTTTGGCAGCCCGATCAAGCGAGCTGCTGTGTTAATGCTTGTACTAGCTATTATGTTTAATCTGCTGCCGACAAGCATGAATGCTGCTGCCGGGACAGCGGACGGCACTTATCATTTTGGAGATGCTTTGGGTGCAGATGATTCAGGAGGAACGGGCTTCAAGAAGCAGGGAGATAAGTTTGTCGTAACGAATGGCTTTGATCAGGATGGAACTGCATTATATTCTGCACATTTGACGAATCCGAACACCAGTGGCGAGCTCGTCATTAAGGCGGAAGGGCAAAATGTGCTGAGCAGCTTTACTTTTAAAGATTTAGGTATTTCTGCATATTCTGATTTTCCGTATCCCCCCCAGCTTAGTTTGCTTACCATTACTTTAAAGGATGCTGGAGGCACAGTGATTGCTACGCACTCGAACTCAGGTAACGTTAACCTGCATGATGGTGGAGTCATTAAGAAGTTTCAAGTTTCGACTTTATTAGGAAATGGAGCCTCGTACAACTACTCGAATGTTTCCTCTGTAACGCTTCAATGGCGATTTGCAACTAGCGACGGGCCATCCAACTTGAACATTGATGATATTACTTTGTCCAATATGATAAGCCCTGTCCCTCAAGACACCCCAACCTTTAATCCGGCGGCGGGAGCAGTCGCGTTTGGAACAGAGCTGGAAATTGTATCGGCAGGAGCCGAGCATATTTACTACACGACAGATGGAAGCGCGCCAGCGACAGCGGTAGGCGGCTCGACGCTGGAATACAATGCGTCAGCGAAGCCGACGATTAGCGGAGCCATGACCGTGAAGGCAATTGCGACGAAGGCAGGCAAACCGAATAGTGCTGTAGGCAGCGCGAGCTATACGCAAGCTGTAACAGCGAATTTGACGGGACTCGCGATGAGCGGCAGTCCGAGTGGTTTTGTGTTTGCTGGCGGCACGTACGTGTATAACGGCGTAACGGTAGCGAACGGTGTTGCGAGCGTAACGGTAACACCGAGCGGAGCAGGTACGATTACCGTAGATGGAGCGACGGTAGCGAGCGGAGCAGCCTCGGCGGCGATTGCGCTTACGCCGGGAGTGGAGCGCACGATTACCATTGTCGCAACAGAAACAGGAAAAAGTGCAAGGACTTATGTGATTAAAGTGACGCGCGAGCAGGTGGCGCAGGCAACGCCGACGTTCAACCCAGCGGCGGGAGCGGTGGCATTTGGAACGGAGCTTGAGATTATATCGGCAGGAGCCGACCATATTTACTACACGACGGACGGAAGCACGCCAGCGACAGCGGTAGGCGGCTCGACGCTGGAATACAATGCGTCAGCGAAGCCGACGATTAGCGCAGCAGTGACGGTGAAGGCGATTGCCACGAAGGCGGGCAATCTGGACAGTGCTGTAGGCAGCGTAAGCTATACGCAAGCTGCTACAGCGAATTTATCGGGTCTGGCGCTAAGCGGCAGTCCGAGCGGTTTTGTGTTTGCTGGCGGCACGTACGCGTATAACGGCGTAACGGTAGCGAACGGTGTTGCGAGCGTAACGGTAACACCGAGCGGAGCAGGTACGATTACCGTAGATGGAGCGACGGTAGCGAGCGGAGCAGCCTCGGCGGCGATTACGCTTACGCCGGGAGTGGAGCGCACGATTACCATTGTCGCAACAGAAACAGGAAAAAGTGCAAAGACTTATGTGATTAAAGTGACGCGCGAGCAGGTGGCGCAGGCAACGCCGACGTTCAATCCGGCGGCGGGAGCGGTGGCATTCGGAACGGAGCTTGAGATTATATCGGCAGGAGCCGACCATATTTACTACACGACGGACGGAAGCACGCCAGCGACAGCGGTAGGCGGCTCGACGCTTGAGTATAATGCGTCAGCGAAGCCAGTCATAAATGCAGCCATGACGGTAAAAGCGATTGCGACAAAGACGCACAATCTGGACAGCACGATTGCGAGTGCAAGCTACACGCAAGCCGCAACGGCGAATTTGACAGATGTTGAGCTAAGCGGCAGTCCAAGCGGTTTTGTGTTTGCTGGCGGTACGTACGTGTATAACGGCGTAACGGTAGCGAACGGTGTTGCGAGCGTAACGGTAACACCGAGCGGAGCAGGTACGATTACCGTAGATGGAGCGACGGTAGCGAGCGGAGCAGCGTCGGCGGCGATTACGCTTACGCCGGGAGTGGAGCGCACGATTACCATTGTCGCAACAGAGGCAGGGAAAAGTGCAAAGACTTATGTGATTAAAGTGACGCGCGAGCAGGTGGCGCAGGCAACGCCGACGTTCAATCCGGCGGCGGGAGCGGTGGCATTTGGAACGGAGCTTGAGATTGTGTCGGCAGGAGCCGACCATATTTACTACACGACGGACGGAAGCACGCCAGCGACAGCGGTAGGCGGCTCGACGCTTGAGTATAATGCAGCAGCGAAGCCAGTCATAAATGCAGCCATGACGGTAAAAGCGATTGCGACAAAGACGCACAATCTGGATAGCGCAGTTGCGAGTGCAAGCTACACGCAAGCCGCAACGGCGAATTTGACAGACGTTGAGCTAAGCGGCAGTCCAAGCGGTTTTGTGTTTGCTGGCGGCACGTACGTGTATAACGGCGTAACGGTAGCGAACGGTGTTGCGAGCGTAACGGTAACACCGAGCGGAGCTGGTACGATTACCGTAGATGGAGCGACGGTAGCGAGCGGAGCAGCGTCGTCGGCAATTACGCTTACGCCGGGAGTGGAGCGCACGATTACCATTGTCGCAACAGAAACAGGAAAAAGTGCAAAGACGTATGTCATAAAAGTGACGCGCGAGCAGGTGGCGCAGGCAACGCCGACGTTCAACCCAGCGGCGGGAGCGGTGGCATTCGGAACGGAGCTTGAGATTGTATCGGCAGGAGCCGATCACATCTACTACACGGTAGACGGAAGCACGCCAGCGACAGCGGTAGGCGGCTCGACGCTTGAGTATAATGCAGCAGCGAAGCCAGTCATAAATGCAGCCATGACGGTAAAAGCGATTGCGACAAAGACGCACAATCTGGATAGCGCAGTTGCGAGTGCAAGCTACACGCAAGCCGCAACGGCGAATTTGACAGACGTTGAGCTAAGCGGCAGTCCGAGTGGTTTTGTGTTTGCTGGCGGTACGTACGCGTATAACGGCGTAACGGTAGCGAACGGTGTTGCGAGCGTAACGGTAACACCGAGCGGAACTGGTACGATTACCGTAGATGGAGCGACGGTAGCGAGCGGAGCAGCGTCGTCGGCAATTACGCTTACGCCGGGAGTGGAGCGCACGATTACCATTGTCGCAACAGAAACAGGAAAAAGTGCAAAGACTTATGTGATTAAAGTGACGCGCGAGCAGGTGGCGCAAGCAACGCCGACGTTCAACCCAGCGGCGGGAGCGGTGGCATTCGGAACGGAGCTTGAGATTGTGTCGGCAGGAGCCGACCATATTTACTACACGACAGATGGCAGCGATCCAGCGACAGCGGTAGGCGGCTCGACGCTTGAGTATAATGCAGCAGCGAAGCCGACGATTAGCGCAGCGATGACCGTGAAGGCGATTGCGACGAAGGCAGACAATCTGGACAGTGCGATTGCCAGCGCGAGCTATACGCAGGCTGAGGTGGCCAATCTAACTAATTTGGTATTGAGTGGAACGCCGAGCGGTTTTGTTTTTGCTGGCGGAACGTATGACTATAGTGAATTGACAGTGGCGTATAACGTCTCTGCTCTCACCGTTACAGCAAGCGGGTCAGGAACGATTAAGGTAGATGGAGTGACGGTAACAAGCGGAATAGCTTCTGCACCAATTAGCCTGAATGCTGGTATAGAGCAGACTATCAAGATTGTTGTAGAAGAAGCAGGTAAGCTATCCAAAACCTATACGGTGAAGGTAACGCGCTTAAACATTCAAGCTCCTAGCGCACCTGCTAGTGTCACAGCTACCTCCGGCAATGCACAGGCCGTCGTTAGCTTTACGGCACCTGTTAATAATGGAGGCAGCCCGGTGAAGGGGTATGAAGTAACAGCGATGCCAGGTAATATTACCGTCTCTGGTATCAGCAGTCCAATAACGGTAACGGGACTTACGAATGGAACCCGATATACTTTCACAGTCAAAGCTCTCAATAATGCGGGCAGCAGTGATGCTTCTGTTCCTTCTAATGAGGTAACGCCGACGGCTCCTTCCAGTGGTGGAGGCAGCACGAGCAATCCGAGTACACCGGCAAATACGGGCGTTAGTATCATCATAAACGGTGTCGTTTACAACATGGGTTCAGCTTCAACTACTAATGTGAACAATCGAACCGTAACGACGTTAAGCGTGAATCAGGAAGCGCTGAACAACAGGCTTGCAGAGGAAGCAAGTGGCGTTATCGTTACATTTCCTGTAAATATCCAATCCGATTCCTTAATCGTGAAGCTTAATGGAAATCATGTAAAGGCACTGGAGCAAAAGCAAGCCCTTGTTAAAATTCAGACGGGCAACGTCTCTTACACACTGCCTATACAGCAAATTACAGGCTCTGCGGTTATAAGAGAACAGCTGCTGCAAACAGGTCTTGAGCAATTGGAGTTTCAAATTGAGCTAGCAGCACTAACGCCTAGCAGGCTAGCGGAAGTGAAGGCTGCTGCTGCCAAGGGTGGCTTTGAGCTTATTGGAATGCCGCTTGATTTTACAGTCAAGATTGTAAATGGAACGACGCAGCAGGAGATTGCGCAATTTAGTGTATATGTTGAGCGGGAGCTAGCCATTCCAAGCACGATTGACCCGAAGCGAATTACAACGGCGATTGTAGTCGAGCAGGATGGCAGCGTTCGTCATATCCCAACAAAGATCGTACAGGCGAATAGCAACTACTGGGCAAAAATTTACAGTCTCACGAATAGCACCTACGCCTTGATCTGGAATCCTGTTACGTTCAAGGATACGGCTGGACATTGGGCTGAGCAGGCAATTAATGATATGGGCTCGCGCCTCGTCATAAGCGGCATTGGCGGAGATCGCTTTAACCCAAATGCGTCGATTACCCGTGCCGAATTCGCAGCTATTATGGTCAGAGGTCTAGGATTGAAGCTGGAAGCGGGAGCCTCCGGATTTGCAGATGTGCAAGCCAGCGCATGGTATAATAATGCGATTCGAACGGCTGTGGCCTATAAGCTGATCAATGGCTTTGAAGACGGAACCTTCCGGCCTAATGAGCCAATAACTCGCGAGCAAGCGACGGTCATCATTGCTAAAGCAATGGTTATCACCGGACTGAAGGCGGGATTGCCGGCGGGCAATGCAGATGACATATTACGTCCTTATGCTGATGCGAATGAAGCGGCAGCGTGGGCAAGAAGCAGCCTTGCAGACAGCTTGCAGGGTGGAATTATTTCAGGCCGATCTGGTGCGCAGTTGGCCCCTCAAGCCTTGATCACCAGAGCGGAAATTGCGGTCATGGTACAGAGGCTGCTTGCCAATTCAAAGCTTATTTAA